The Cellulomonas sp. S1-8 genome has a window encoding:
- a CDS encoding carbohydrate ABC transporter permease, with amino-acid sequence MTATTTTGPTATPDAPRRKPHRSDRARQEARLGMLLCAPAIVVLVAVVGYPILQAVWDSLYSYKLTNPDARSFVGLGNFALVLSDPIWWRALGVTVLITVVTVAVELVLGFALALVMNNALSTLRPALRTAILIPYAIITVVSAFAFRFMFDLTSGFVNVWLPFVADDVDWFASFGTSMAVVALSEIWKTTPFISLLLLSGLAQVPGELQEAAKVDGASWWQRMRRVTIPNMKAAIMVALLFRTLDAFRIFDNIFIMTNGAAGTESVAFLAYRQTIQRLEIGIGSAVSVLLTIAVALIALMFVKGFKVNLAASTRAGR; translated from the coding sequence CGGCCCCACCGCGACGCCGGACGCCCCCCGCCGCAAGCCGCACCGCTCCGACCGCGCCCGCCAGGAGGCCCGCCTGGGCATGCTGCTGTGCGCCCCCGCGATCGTCGTGCTGGTCGCGGTCGTCGGGTACCCGATCCTGCAGGCCGTGTGGGACTCGCTGTACAGCTACAAGCTGACCAACCCCGACGCCCGCAGCTTCGTCGGCCTCGGCAACTTCGCGCTCGTCCTGTCCGACCCGATCTGGTGGCGGGCCCTGGGCGTGACCGTGCTGATCACGGTCGTCACGGTCGCCGTCGAGCTGGTCCTGGGGTTCGCGCTCGCGCTGGTGATGAACAACGCGCTGAGCACGCTGCGGCCCGCGCTGCGCACCGCGATCCTCATCCCCTACGCGATCATCACGGTCGTCTCGGCATTCGCGTTCCGGTTCATGTTCGACCTGACCAGCGGGTTCGTGAACGTGTGGCTGCCGTTCGTCGCCGACGACGTCGACTGGTTCGCGTCGTTCGGCACGTCCATGGCCGTCGTCGCGCTCTCGGAGATCTGGAAGACGACGCCCTTCATCTCGCTGCTGCTGCTCTCCGGCCTGGCGCAGGTGCCGGGCGAGCTGCAGGAGGCGGCCAAGGTCGACGGGGCGTCGTGGTGGCAGCGGATGCGCCGCGTGACGATCCCGAACATGAAGGCCGCGATCATGGTCGCCCTGCTGTTCCGCACGCTCGACGCGTTCCGCATCTTCGACAACATCTTCATCATGACGAACGGCGCGGCCGGCACCGAGTCCGTCGCCTTCCTCGCCTACCGGCAGACGATCCAACGGCTCGAGATCGGCATCGGCTCGGCCGTCTCGGTGCTCCTGACGATCGCGGTCGCGCTCATCGCGCTGATGTTCGTCAAGGGCTTCAAGGTCAACCTGGCGGCGTCGACGAGGGCGGGACGATGA